The Dethiosulfovibrio peptidovorans DSM 11002 genome has a window encoding:
- the era gene encoding GTPase Era: protein MTIEKFDEGYRSGVVAVVGRPNVGKSSLVNALLRCKATIVSPKPQTTRNRIRCIADVEGGQIVFTDTPGIHKPQHRLGEAIVDSALVALDDADLILYVISAQDEGITGQDRHIIERLKNSNTPVIMVINKVDLLGSKKAKILPLIDTYRKKLNPMDVLPVSAREDINLETLMDFILEHIPEGPPMYMEDMLIDRSSRFLAAEIIREQVLLRTDQEVPHSVAVEILEYKSPEEYPERRDTYIRGVIFVERRGQKLILLGSGGEKMKEIGTAAREALESFLGGKVFLDLWIKVRKDWRNSESEIRRLGYRE from the coding sequence GGCTATAGATCTGGAGTCGTAGCCGTGGTCGGGAGACCTAACGTCGGCAAGTCCTCCTTGGTTAACGCTCTTTTACGTTGCAAGGCCACGATAGTATCCCCTAAACCTCAGACCACTAGGAACAGAATAAGGTGTATCGCAGATGTGGAAGGCGGCCAGATCGTCTTTACAGATACCCCGGGAATTCATAAGCCGCAGCATCGTCTCGGAGAGGCCATAGTTGACTCGGCTTTGGTAGCCCTGGACGATGCTGACCTTATCCTCTACGTTATATCGGCTCAGGACGAGGGAATTACCGGCCAGGACAGACATATAATCGAGCGCCTCAAAAACTCGAACACGCCTGTTATCATGGTCATAAACAAGGTGGACCTCCTGGGTTCCAAGAAGGCTAAAATTCTTCCTTTGATAGATACCTACCGTAAAAAGCTAAACCCCATGGATGTCTTGCCCGTCTCCGCTAGAGAGGATATCAATCTGGAGACGCTCATGGATTTCATACTTGAGCATATTCCTGAGGGACCTCCTATGTATATGGAGGATATGCTGATAGACCGTTCCTCTCGTTTCCTGGCTGCTGAGATAATAAGGGAACAGGTTCTTTTGAGAACCGACCAAGAGGTTCCGCACAGCGTGGCGGTGGAGATCCTGGAGTATAAATCGCCTGAAGAGTATCCTGAACGGAGAGATACCTACATAAGAGGTGTTATCTTCGTGGAACGTCGAGGTCAGAAGCTAATTTTGCTGGGCTCTGGTGGCGAAAAAATGAAAGAGATAGGAACTGCGGCGCGGGAAGCTCTGGAGAGCTTCCTGGGGGGGAAAGTCTTTTTGGACCTATGGATAAAGGTCAGAAAGGATTGGCGGAACTCCGAATCGGAGATTCGTCGCCTCGGATACAGAGAGTGA
- the recO gene encoding DNA repair protein RecO, whose translation MQESLKFALGWCRLLSEMLPYQQPVDEVIPVFFWALELLEDRRDPWGMDLRFLWRILKVWGVAPSLSSCGSCGKRLSEGTWKDGVFLCPVCSPGGRGRIPLEAATFWARTDKKNLPQETLSEGNRKNLYAVRSIISSNLKAFR comes from the coding sequence ATGCAGGAATCCCTTAAGTTCGCTTTAGGATGGTGTCGGTTGTTGTCCGAGATGTTACCCTATCAGCAACCTGTCGACGAGGTAATCCCTGTCTTTTTCTGGGCCTTGGAACTTCTCGAGGACAGGAGGGATCCTTGGGGAATGGACCTGCGATTTTTATGGCGGATCCTTAAGGTCTGGGGAGTGGCCCCTTCTCTCTCTTCTTGCGGAAGCTGCGGAAAAAGGCTCTCTGAGGGAACATGGAAAGACGGGGTGTTTCTGTGTCCTGTCTGTTCGCCTGGCGGGCGAGGCCGGATACCTCTTGAGGCAGCTACTTTTTGGGCTAGAACGGATAAAAAAAACTTACCGCAGGAAACGTTATCCGAGGGTAACCGTAAGAACTTATATGCCGTCAGGAGTATAATTTCGAGTAACCTAAAGGCTTTTAGATAA
- a CDS encoding glycine--tRNA ligase subunit alpha, producing MNFQEIIFRLERFWAERGCVIQQPYDVEVGAGTMNPATSLRVIGPEPWKVAYVEPSRRPTDGRYGENPNRLQHYYQYQVILKPAPDDVQELYLDSLAALGIDPSEHDIRFVEDDWESPTVGAWGLGWEVWLDGMEITQFTYFQQVGGVDMALVPAELTYGIERIAMFVQKVDSVYDLNWNDELTYGDIHHKGEVEHSTYNFEVADTDMLFKLFDMYERESHNIVEKGLVLPAWDYTLKCSHTFNMLDARNAISVTQRTGYISRIRALAIKCCESYSAQRKAMDYPLKGKLV from the coding sequence TTGAATTTTCAGGAGATAATCTTCCGTCTGGAGCGTTTTTGGGCGGAGCGGGGATGTGTCATACAACAGCCTTACGATGTCGAGGTAGGAGCCGGTACCATGAATCCGGCGACCTCCCTGAGGGTAATCGGACCTGAGCCCTGGAAGGTCGCCTACGTAGAGCCTTCCAGACGTCCTACCGACGGTAGATATGGAGAAAATCCCAACAGGCTTCAACATTATTATCAGTATCAGGTGATACTGAAGCCTGCCCCCGACGATGTCCAGGAACTTTATCTGGACAGTCTCGCCGCCTTAGGAATAGACCCATCGGAGCACGATATTCGATTCGTGGAGGACGATTGGGAATCCCCTACCGTAGGAGCCTGGGGGTTAGGCTGGGAGGTCTGGCTGGACGGTATGGAGATAACTCAGTTTACCTATTTTCAGCAGGTCGGCGGGGTGGACATGGCATTGGTCCCGGCGGAGTTGACCTATGGAATAGAGAGAATCGCCATGTTCGTCCAAAAGGTCGACAGCGTCTATGATCTCAATTGGAACGATGAGTTGACCTACGGGGACATCCATCATAAAGGTGAGGTAGAACACTCCACCTATAATTTCGAGGTCGCCGACACCGACATGTTGTTTAAACTTTTCGATATGTACGAGAGAGAATCCCATAATATAGTCGAGAAAGGGCTGGTCCTGCCGGCATGGGACTATACGCTGAAATGCTCTCATACGTTCAACATGTTGGACGCACGAAACGCCATAAGCGTAACTCAGAGGACCGGGTATATATCCAGAATCCGTGCTCTGGCCATAAAATGTTGCGAGAGCTACAGCGCTCAGCGCAAAGCCATGGACTATCCGCTAAAGGGAAAGTTAGTTTAG
- the glyS gene encoding glycine--tRNA ligase subunit beta — protein sequence METNNLILEIGTEEIPSRFMPRALRELADIASAEFSEARISCGNIETYGTPRRLVLSIKKLNSRQDDLSEEFKGPAWKSAFDGNGTPTRAAIGFAKSKNIEVEDLEKRDVNGIPYVFAVVNQKGGQTLDLLPDMLCRIVNRLVFPKNMYWKKTSVRFARPIRWILCLLDDKVVSFELNGIKSGQISRGHRFMGAPSVSVSKESSYMEKLYDNYVIVDQKKRKEKMLSAIAILEKEMDGTIDKDPDLIEENLFLVEYPVPFYGKFDKKYLELPEEVLVTTMKHHQKYFPVRDHSGKLMPYFVGVSNNRAVNMNVIVEGNQRVLRARLEDASFFWNEDSREPLASKLDRLKTVVYQEKLGSVYDKVMITVDLVRSLTSMLGLEEHIKLIERAAILSKSDLVTNMVYEFPELQGIMGREYALKDGEDPRVAMAIYEQYLPKSAGDETPSDVIGAVLGLSERVFNMVGAFKMGFRPSGSQDPYGLRRAVRCVNEIIWSLSLDVNLDEFLKEAAHSLQLEKEPMEELISFIRQRLLIQLKEKDFSHDLAELAVSVTGGRPLQALRFLESLKAVQEEQWFINLVTAAVRVQNILAKNGEERGSSVEVAKLLMPAEKDLAEAVESCSRTVCKAVEEDNWDLLMESLSRLSPSITSFFDDVMVMDEDSTVRANRLALLGECEDLFREIGNLSRLKR from the coding sequence ATGGAGACGAACAACCTGATTTTAGAGATAGGTACGGAGGAAATCCCCTCCCGTTTCATGCCTCGTGCTCTGAGGGAACTGGCCGATATAGCCTCGGCCGAGTTCTCCGAGGCCCGTATAAGCTGTGGAAATATAGAGACCTACGGTACTCCCAGGAGGCTGGTGCTCTCGATAAAGAAGCTCAATTCTCGTCAGGACGATCTCTCGGAAGAGTTTAAAGGTCCCGCCTGGAAAAGCGCCTTCGATGGGAACGGTACACCCACCAGAGCCGCCATAGGATTCGCCAAGAGCAAGAATATAGAGGTAGAGGACCTTGAAAAAAGGGACGTCAACGGGATCCCCTACGTATTTGCCGTGGTAAACCAGAAGGGCGGTCAGACCCTGGATCTCCTGCCCGATATGCTCTGTAGGATCGTCAACAGACTTGTTTTCCCTAAGAATATGTATTGGAAGAAAACCTCCGTTCGGTTTGCCAGACCTATAAGGTGGATCCTCTGTCTTCTAGACGATAAAGTGGTTTCCTTCGAGCTAAACGGGATAAAATCCGGTCAGATATCGAGAGGCCACAGGTTCATGGGCGCTCCTTCCGTTTCGGTATCCAAGGAGTCGTCCTACATGGAAAAACTTTACGATAACTACGTCATAGTGGATCAAAAAAAGAGAAAAGAGAAGATGCTTTCCGCTATAGCGATTCTAGAAAAAGAGATGGACGGAACTATAGATAAGGATCCGGATCTGATAGAGGAAAACCTGTTTCTCGTAGAATACCCGGTCCCTTTTTACGGTAAATTTGACAAAAAATACCTGGAGTTGCCGGAAGAAGTCCTTGTCACCACTATGAAGCACCATCAGAAGTATTTCCCCGTTAGGGATCATTCGGGGAAACTGATGCCTTATTTCGTAGGTGTAAGCAATAACAGAGCAGTTAACATGAACGTCATAGTAGAGGGAAACCAGAGGGTACTTAGGGCCAGGCTAGAGGATGCCTCGTTTTTCTGGAACGAGGATAGCCGAGAGCCTCTGGCGTCTAAACTGGATCGGCTTAAGACCGTGGTGTATCAGGAAAAACTCGGATCGGTTTACGATAAGGTAATGATAACTGTTGATCTGGTTCGTAGTTTAACCTCCATGCTTGGATTGGAGGAACATATAAAACTGATAGAGAGAGCGGCCATTCTTTCCAAGTCCGATCTCGTCACCAACATGGTATACGAGTTTCCGGAACTTCAGGGTATCATGGGAAGGGAGTACGCTCTAAAAGATGGCGAGGATCCCAGGGTTGCCATGGCTATATATGAGCAGTATCTTCCCAAGAGCGCGGGAGACGAAACACCGAGCGACGTCATAGGAGCGGTGTTGGGGTTGAGCGAAAGGGTCTTCAACATGGTAGGGGCTTTTAAAATGGGATTTAGGCCATCGGGATCTCAGGATCCCTATGGACTGAGACGGGCCGTTCGTTGCGTAAACGAGATAATCTGGAGTCTATCCCTCGACGTAAATCTGGACGAGTTTTTAAAAGAGGCGGCCCACTCCCTCCAGTTGGAGAAAGAGCCCATGGAAGAACTCATCTCGTTCATAAGACAAAGACTTCTTATCCAGCTTAAGGAAAAGGACTTCTCTCACGATCTCGCGGAGCTGGCTGTATCGGTCACGGGAGGACGGCCCCTACAGGCATTGAGGTTCCTCGAATCGTTGAAGGCCGTTCAGGAAGAACAGTGGTTTATCAATCTGGTCACAGCTGCCGTGAGGGTACAGAATATCCTGGCCAAGAACGGAGAGGAGAGAGGAAGTTCCGTAGAGGTCGCAAAACTTCTCATGCCTGCTGAAAAGGATCTCGCTGAAGCGGTCGAAAGCTGTTCCCGGACGGTCTGTAAGGCAGTAGAGGAGGATAACTGGGATCTTCTGATGGAATCCCTCTCGAGGCTTTCCCCTTCCATAACGTCGTTTTTCGACGACGTTATGGTTATGGACGAAGATTCGACGGTCAGAGCGAACAGACTGGCGCTCCTCGGAGAATGTGAGGATCTTTTCCGAGAGATAGGCAATCTGTCTCGGCTGAAGAGGTAG
- a CDS encoding pyruvate, water dikinase regulatory protein, protein MSPTIALVSDSTGETAEYIVQAVLTQFKDLDVKFIRFRFVDLPEKIEPLIEQARDRGALVVSTLVSDEVRRELMDQAERNGVMAIDLLGPLQGAVSRWSGFRALQKPGLLRRMDDKYFQRIKAIEFSIKCDDGKSQNLMLSADIVVLGVSRSGKTPLSMFLANKGYKVANLPLVPEVAPQDTLWQVMPQRCVGLLISPDKLMKIRKDRLRIMGLDPDISAYAQEKRILLELNYAKEIMIKVGCRVYDTTDRSIEEISQNLLEDMRLTHVN, encoded by the coding sequence ATGTCTCCAACTATAGCCCTAGTTTCCGATTCGACCGGAGAAACCGCCGAATATATAGTTCAGGCGGTCTTGACCCAGTTCAAGGATCTCGACGTGAAGTTCATCCGATTTAGATTCGTGGATTTGCCGGAAAAAATAGAACCTCTCATAGAGCAAGCTCGAGATAGAGGGGCCTTGGTCGTCTCCACATTGGTGTCAGATGAGGTCAGAAGAGAGTTGATGGATCAGGCCGAGAGAAACGGCGTGATGGCGATCGATCTTTTGGGACCTCTACAGGGGGCCGTCTCTCGTTGGAGTGGCTTTAGGGCACTTCAAAAGCCGGGATTGCTTCGTCGAATGGACGATAAATACTTCCAAAGGATAAAGGCTATAGAGTTCTCCATCAAATGCGACGATGGGAAAAGCCAGAATCTGATGCTCTCGGCGGACATAGTCGTACTGGGAGTGTCTAGATCGGGAAAGACCCCGTTGTCCATGTTTCTGGCCAACAAGGGATATAAGGTTGCTAATTTACCTCTAGTTCCAGAGGTGGCACCTCAAGATACTCTCTGGCAGGTCATGCCCCAAAGATGTGTCGGACTACTGATCAGTCCCGATAAGCTGATGAAAATACGGAAAGACAGGCTGAGAATAATGGGATTGGATCCCGACATATCCGCCTATGCTCAGGAAAAGAGGATACTTCTGGAGCTTAACTACGCGAAAGAGATAATGATCAAGGTAGGCTGTCGTGTGTACGATACGACCGATCGCTCAATCGAGGAAATCTCTCAAAATCTCCTGGAGGATATGAGGTTAACCCACGTAAACTAG
- a CDS encoding penicillin-binding protein 1A: MLRKKTKNRKAPSSLWRILGTFFFLSLTVIVALSAIGTAVIVSKLAQDLPSDDEILSYKANEASVVYDRNGKVITKLFLENRRPVELKDISRWMVMSTLAAEDSSFYSHHGIRPLAILRSIFSGDGGHGASTITQQLARNLFLTLDQTMQRKGREAILSLRIEQLYSKDKILETYLNAIYFGHGAWGVGAAAQAYFGKPPSNLTLAEASVLAGLIAAPERYSPIKNLKKSKVRQRYVLQRLTTLGWITEEQKERALSEKLTFNNTTVKNVLNVNKAPYFVSHILFKRLLPKYGRDRVYSSGLKIYTTIDLDLQIAAEKAIQELKSEGAIVALDPETGEILALVGGKDFKVSKFNRATQAYRQPGSAFKPILYTAALESGYMPTDHILDKHISYEIKESVDKIWTPGNYSKKFAGEEPLFEALTHSHNTPAVRLTDLTGVEAVMSMSRRLGITSPHLSPALSIGLGTASVTPLEMASVYCVYANNGKRVTPYSIREIRDNNDKTLENHTPKLEEAIDPSTAIVMRSMLIDVVKAGTGRRAALTGYEVFGKTGTTNEYSDAWFAGGLPGLVSVVYAGNDDHKPLGRGATGGRIALPVWKNFMEKAVTMRTYPSTFDVPENSAVVKVMVCRKSGYIASDGCSSAELYLPEDRAPKAVCPLHGGSPMMAMEDPNAPRLLLLPQDSSFQLGEMTVPSELAPSMIPPSIPARVPPAIAPATDPYADERETPATVEDKYQQLLKQYGLSD; this comes from the coding sequence ATGTTACGCAAAAAAACTAAAAATCGGAAGGCCCCCTCTTCTCTTTGGCGAATTCTGGGGACCTTTTTCTTTTTGTCTTTGACGGTAATAGTCGCATTGAGCGCTATCGGAACTGCCGTCATCGTGTCGAAATTGGCCCAGGACCTGCCCTCCGACGACGAGATCCTTTCCTATAAAGCGAACGAAGCCAGCGTCGTGTACGATAGAAACGGCAAGGTAATAACGAAACTGTTTCTGGAAAACAGGCGACCGGTGGAACTTAAGGACATCTCCAGATGGATGGTGATGTCTACTTTAGCGGCGGAAGACTCCTCTTTTTATTCCCATCACGGGATAAGACCTCTGGCGATTCTGCGATCGATCTTTTCAGGTGACGGCGGACACGGCGCAAGCACGATAACGCAACAGCTGGCCAGAAATCTATTTCTTACTTTGGATCAAACGATGCAGAGAAAAGGAAGAGAGGCAATTCTATCGCTTCGCATAGAACAGCTGTACAGCAAAGATAAGATACTGGAAACCTATCTAAACGCCATTTACTTCGGACACGGGGCCTGGGGAGTAGGAGCCGCTGCTCAGGCTTATTTTGGAAAACCGCCCTCTAATCTGACATTGGCGGAAGCGTCAGTTCTCGCAGGTCTTATAGCGGCACCGGAGAGGTATTCTCCGATAAAAAACCTCAAAAAGTCCAAGGTCCGTCAGAGGTACGTCCTTCAAAGACTGACTACTTTGGGGTGGATAACAGAAGAACAGAAAGAAAGGGCCCTATCGGAAAAACTGACTTTCAACAACACTACCGTAAAAAACGTTCTAAACGTCAATAAGGCTCCTTACTTCGTGAGCCACATACTCTTCAAGAGACTGTTGCCCAAATATGGAAGAGATCGCGTCTACTCTTCAGGTCTAAAGATATACACCACCATCGATCTGGATCTACAGATAGCGGCAGAGAAGGCCATCCAAGAGCTCAAGTCAGAGGGAGCTATAGTAGCACTGGATCCCGAGACCGGAGAGATATTGGCTCTGGTCGGAGGAAAGGATTTCAAGGTCAGCAAATTCAACAGGGCCACTCAAGCCTATCGCCAGCCCGGCTCGGCTTTCAAACCGATCCTCTACACCGCGGCACTGGAAAGCGGCTATATGCCTACGGATCATATTCTTGACAAACATATCTCCTATGAAATAAAGGAGAGCGTCGACAAGATTTGGACTCCCGGTAACTACAGCAAGAAATTCGCAGGAGAAGAACCGTTGTTTGAGGCCCTTACCCATTCTCACAATACTCCTGCCGTTAGGCTTACCGATCTTACCGGTGTAGAAGCAGTAATGTCCATGTCCAGAAGACTGGGTATAACATCGCCACACCTATCTCCCGCTTTATCGATCGGACTGGGCACTGCCAGCGTGACCCCTCTTGAGATGGCATCGGTTTACTGCGTCTATGCGAATAACGGCAAAAGGGTCACTCCCTACTCCATAAGAGAGATACGGGATAACAACGATAAAACACTCGAAAACCACACTCCGAAACTCGAAGAGGCCATAGATCCCTCCACCGCCATAGTGATGAGATCTATGCTGATAGACGTGGTCAAGGCCGGAACGGGACGCAGAGCAGCTCTAACGGGATACGAGGTCTTCGGAAAAACGGGAACGACGAACGAGTACAGCGATGCGTGGTTCGCCGGCGGACTACCCGGACTGGTCTCCGTCGTTTATGCAGGCAATGACGATCATAAACCTCTAGGAAGGGGCGCAACGGGAGGAAGGATCGCTCTCCCCGTTTGGAAAAATTTCATGGAAAAAGCCGTTACCATGAGGACTTATCCTAGCACTTTCGACGTGCCAGAAAATTCCGCGGTGGTCAAGGTCATGGTTTGCCGCAAATCCGGCTACATCGCTTCAGACGGTTGCTCTTCTGCGGAGCTGTACTTGCCGGAAGACAGAGCACCGAAGGCGGTTTGCCCGTTACACGGCGGATCTCCCATGATGGCAATGGAGGATCCCAACGCTCCCAGATTACTTCTGCTTCCTCAGGATAGCTCCTTCCAGTTGGGAGAGATGACCGTTCCCTCGGAGCTTGCGCCGTCTATGATACCGCCGTCCATTCCCGCTCGTGTGCCCCCGGCGATTGCTCCTGCCACCGATCCATACGCTGATGAGCGCGAAACTCCTGCAACGGTCGAGGATAAGTACCAGCAACTTCTCAAACAGTACGGCCTTTCAGACTGA
- a CDS encoding pyridoxal phosphate-dependent aminotransferase, which translates to MSHILRLDKNECPYSIPSYMKDDVDRALLSVEPNRYPDPTYGELRQVLGDYVDFPASSIVPGNGGDEILWMIFAAWIKPGDTVLTLNPSFSQYEHMCKVFNARHLPVPMVFDETVFKVSVDEAAFIGAIKEASPSLILLDSPNNPSGTVLSDDFINSVVENSSCPVIVDEAYGEFASRRYLDRFTTETLPERVSVLKTMSKAWGIAGLRVGCLVTSEKVSRLLNDLRSPFNVNVYSEAVALTLLKNRSWLEERIKTIVSTREKFRESLAEMSQWKVLPSEGNFLLVDSPIPGDELISTLRDRHVEVKRFNLPWEGEWIRITVGTDDEMNRLLSVMEKL; encoded by the coding sequence ATGAGCCATATTTTAAGACTTGATAAGAACGAGTGTCCCTATTCGATTCCTTCGTACATGAAGGACGATGTCGATAGAGCCCTTCTATCCGTGGAACCCAACAGGTATCCCGATCCCACTTACGGAGAGCTTCGTCAGGTGTTAGGAGATTATGTCGATTTTCCAGCAAGTTCAATCGTACCGGGAAACGGCGGGGACGAAATCCTATGGATGATCTTTGCTGCGTGGATAAAACCTGGAGATACGGTGTTGACTTTGAATCCGTCTTTTTCTCAATACGAACACATGTGTAAGGTGTTCAACGCCAGACATCTCCCCGTTCCCATGGTCTTTGACGAGACTGTTTTTAAGGTCTCGGTAGATGAAGCGGCTTTTATAGGGGCAATAAAAGAGGCTTCTCCGTCTTTGATACTCTTGGATTCCCCCAATAATCCCAGTGGAACGGTCCTCTCCGACGATTTTATAAATTCGGTGGTGGAGAACTCCTCCTGTCCCGTCATAGTGGACGAAGCCTACGGTGAGTTTGCCTCCAGGAGATATCTCGATCGTTTTACCACCGAGACCCTTCCCGAAAGGGTCTCGGTCTTGAAGACGATGTCCAAGGCATGGGGTATAGCCGGATTGAGAGTGGGGTGTCTCGTGACTTCAGAAAAGGTATCCCGTCTTCTGAACGATCTAAGGAGTCCGTTTAACGTCAACGTATATTCCGAGGCGGTGGCTCTGACCCTGCTGAAAAATCGTTCTTGGCTGGAGGAGAGGATAAAGACCATCGTTTCGACCAGGGAAAAATTCAGAGAATCCCTTGCAGAGATGTCTCAATGGAAAGTTCTACCCAGCGAGGGCAACTTTCTCCTGGTCGATAGTCCTATACCTGGAGACGAGTTGATCTCTACGCTGAGGGATAGACATGTGGAGGTGAAGAGGTTCAATCTGCCTTGGGAGGGCGAGTGGATTCGTATAACCGTAGGTACCGATGACGAGATGAATCGTTTGCTCTCTGTAATGGAGAAACTGTAA
- a CDS encoding YerC/YecD family TrpR-related protein — protein MEKWKDRLTDQLCSAVLSLESQEEVYSFLEDIATIGEIRALAQRLEVARLLRDGYTYPQIAQQTGASTATISRVKKFLEYGADGYRIVLERLQKGTKE, from the coding sequence GTGGAAAAATGGAAAGATCGTCTTACCGATCAGCTCTGTTCAGCCGTTCTGTCGTTAGAATCCCAGGAAGAGGTCTATTCGTTTCTGGAGGATATCGCCACTATCGGCGAGATAAGAGCGTTGGCGCAACGTCTTGAAGTCGCAAGGCTTTTACGTGATGGTTATACCTATCCTCAGATAGCTCAGCAAACCGGTGCCAGCACGGCCACTATAAGTCGGGTGAAAAAATTCCTGGAATACGGTGCCGACGGTTACAGAATTGTCCTGGAACGCCTCCAAAAGGGCACGAAGGAATAA
- the tilS gene encoding tRNA lysidine(34) synthetase TilS, with product MRRCSEQLGKALHRAGVRQGWWNAKRIAVAVSGGSDSMALLWLMLNCWPNDISVIHVEHGIRGDSSKADACFVKEHCKKLDIPCFILSRDVPVEAMKGESLEQAARRIRHEALASKAEEIGSDFVALGHNSDDTVETFFLNLARGSGAYGLAGIPEVRDRFVRPVLEVSRDELRELLKEVGWGWVEDESNQEDLYLRNRIRHEVLPLLENRINRGVRRHVLSLIEEMSDLRKEEERTAFDLARSLFSFMPWSLYSLDRSGVMDLSKRHRIWLFRHVGRELGLRTLSRHRTEILSDLLERSSRWRFQWSEDVELCCCKDHLIWLTKESLEESPSPTIFLSPPRGESEWSGEEITWSYLEEGAPFREGLVANVPVLSKNGESLLDVVSLSSIEKKEKKAVRGSFPWCIENKIPVVRINGIPYWSPRIGNWSGRWAFPLDSVKCDGVCFIRFTHPHQG from the coding sequence GTGAGACGTTGTTCCGAGCAATTAGGAAAGGCCTTACACCGTGCCGGCGTCAGACAGGGATGGTGGAATGCTAAAAGGATAGCGGTGGCAGTCTCCGGAGGAAGTGACTCAATGGCGTTGCTTTGGTTGATGCTTAACTGTTGGCCCAACGATATCTCGGTAATCCATGTCGAGCATGGGATAAGAGGAGATTCGTCCAAAGCGGATGCCTGTTTTGTCAAAGAACACTGCAAAAAGCTGGACATACCGTGTTTCATACTCTCGAGGGACGTCCCAGTCGAGGCTATGAAGGGAGAGTCCCTGGAACAGGCTGCTCGTAGAATACGCCACGAGGCCTTGGCATCCAAGGCGGAGGAGATAGGGTCGGATTTTGTGGCCCTGGGCCATAACTCGGATGATACAGTGGAGACATTTTTTCTCAACCTGGCCAGAGGTTCCGGAGCCTACGGGCTTGCCGGAATTCCCGAGGTCAGGGATCGTTTTGTCCGGCCAGTTCTGGAGGTCTCCAGGGATGAGCTGCGAGAGCTGCTGAAGGAAGTCGGATGGGGTTGGGTCGAGGACGAAAGCAATCAGGAAGACCTCTATCTCCGAAACAGGATAAGACACGAGGTCCTGCCTCTCTTGGAGAACAGGATAAACCGTGGAGTCCGTCGTCACGTGCTCTCATTGATAGAGGAGATGTCGGATCTCCGTAAGGAAGAAGAAAGAACTGCCTTCGACCTAGCTCGTTCTCTGTTCTCCTTTATGCCTTGGTCTCTCTACTCTCTGGATAGATCCGGCGTGATGGATCTATCGAAAAGGCACAGAATTTGGCTCTTTCGCCACGTAGGTAGAGAGCTTGGACTGAGAACTTTGTCTAGACACAGGACGGAGATCCTTTCGGATTTACTGGAACGCTCTTCCAGATGGCGTTTTCAATGGTCCGAGGACGTCGAGCTATGCTGCTGTAAGGACCATCTTATATGGCTGACGAAAGAGTCCCTGGAGGAAAGTCCTTCCCCAACGATCTTTCTGTCCCCTCCTAGAGGCGAATCAGAGTGGTCTGGTGAGGAGATCACCTGGTCTTATCTGGAGGAAGGAGCCCCCTTCAGAGAGGGGCTCGTGGCCAACGTCCCTGTCTTGTCGAAGAATGGGGAGTCCTTACTCGACGTAGTTTCTCTCTCTTCTATAGAAAAGAAGGAGAAAAAGGCCGTAAGAGGTAGTTTCCCATGGTGTATCGAAAATAAAATCCCAGTAGTGAGGATAAACGGAATACCCTATTGGTCTCCCAGGATCGGAAATTGGTCCGGGCGGTGGGCTTTTCCGCTGGATAGTGTAAAATGTGATGGTGTTTGTTTCATAAGGTTTACCCATCCCCATCAGGGGTAG
- the hpt gene encoding hypoxanthine phosphoribosyltransferase codes for MDYEVAGTLIDEDRLARRVAELGKAISVDYNGRELIVIGILRGAVIFMADLVRAIDDNVDVSMDFMSVSSYGDSTKSSGVVRINKDLDNSIKDKDVLIVEDIVDTGLTLSYLRRVLMERGPKSLAICSLLDKKERRIADISVDYVGFDIPDLFVVGYGLDYSERWRNLRSVHSVEPTIEA; via the coding sequence ATGGATTACGAGGTTGCCGGAACCCTCATAGACGAGGATAGGCTAGCCCGAAGAGTTGCGGAATTGGGGAAGGCCATAAGCGTCGATTACAACGGCAGGGAACTCATCGTTATAGGAATACTGAGGGGAGCGGTCATATTCATGGCCGATCTGGTTCGAGCTATAGACGATAATGTCGATGTCAGCATGGATTTTATGAGTGTCTCCTCTTATGGGGATTCCACGAAGTCCAGTGGCGTGGTGCGCATAAACAAAGACCTGGATAACTCTATAAAGGACAAAGATGTTCTCATAGTGGAGGATATCGTCGATACGGGGCTTACCCTTTCCTATCTCAGGAGGGTCTTGATGGAGCGAGGACCGAAAAGTTTGGCGATATGTTCTCTGTTAGACAAGAAAGAGAGGCGGATCGCCGATATCTCTGTCGATTACGTCGGCTTCGATATACCCGATCTTTTCGTCGTAGGATACGGCCTGGATTATTCGGAGAGATGGCGTAACCTTCGGTCGGTCCACTCGGTGGAGCCTACGATCGAGGCATAA